The Watersipora subatra chromosome 7, tzWatSuba1.1, whole genome shotgun sequence genomic interval ATTTGTATAGAATGTTACATGCTTGCAAAATATGGAAAAGTTACTTGTGAAAGCTGCGCAAgttatttcatttcaaacactTTCCGCacttcagtcatttttatttcgaAAGCCTGCTGCCAAGTGAGAGAGGAGTATCCCGCTATGATCTCTGATGTAGAATTCttgatcttttttaacaaagcccCAGCGTTAACCAGCAACACGCGGATGTCCATTGAAATACTTATTGCATGGTAACTCAATGTGCGGACAATTGCAAATTCACATCATCCGTACAATGAAAACATAGTGTGTGACACATTTATCTCTTTCAAAAGTGTCATCctctcaaaactatagtaatatTCAATGTGAAGTGATCTTCTACCCATGTACATTTCTAATAAACATGTTATTGAgagaaacaaataaattttagaCTAGAATTATTGGGCACTTTGGGAGTTGAGGATGAAATGTAAGGAAATGTTAAGGGAGGAATGAAATGTGCTACTCAATGTGACAAGAAGTATTATACCATCTAACTAATATTTTTCATCAAGTTTAATGATTTCTTAATAAATATCATGTAAGGCAGATAAACCAACTATAGCCAATCTCCttagcaattttaaaaatactttttgccAAATAAATTTCATCAATTCACGAATTAATTTGATGTACAGTATATTGCTGGCTTAATATTACCACTACTTACTTTTCATCATGTTTGGAGCTTTGTGCCCTCAGTGTTTAGTAGCGGTGCAACTGGCCCGATACTGATTGGCCATTAGCTAATCAGATAAGCTGCTCCCATTGCATCTTGCGACCAGCTAGTAGTGCTCTAAACTGATTAATACCAGATCTAACTTTTCATAAGTTACTAGtaaaaaactatcaaaagcTTTGCTGCTTACACAACACTTTCATTAATCACATCAGAAAGTCTTTGAACGTATTTTCTTATCTCAAACCAGCTCCTTTCTGCATTTATGTTAGAAGTTTCAAAATCTTTCCTAAGCTATGCCAAGATTATTTCTATTTACCCTTTCACACATTGTTTTCTATGCCATgacatactacatccactatcatatgtttcagtttatgaaattTCTGTTAATATAACCTCCAATTCACTATTCTGGCTTTTTCGCAATACTGTTAGGTTACCAACGTTCAAAATAGTTTGGTTCagctcactcaataattcctgatttctgttttctaatttttgttttggcttgtGATGAAAAACATAAGTATAGTAGTTCATGGCTAACAAGTCTGTTGCACCTGCACCATCTATTGGCTGGCAAATGAAGCTTGAGAAGCAAGTAATTTACTAGTTGTTTATTAAGTGTTTACCAGTTCTTTACCAGTTGTTTACCAGTTGTTTACCAGTTGTTTACCAGTTGTTTACCAGTTGTTTACCAGTTGTTTACCAGTTGTTTACCAGTTGTTTACCAGTTGTTTACCAGTTGTTCACCAGTTGTTTACCAGTTGTTTACCAGTTGTTTACCAGTTGTCTACCAGTTGTTTACCAGTTGTTTACCAGTTGTTTACCAGTTGTTTACCAGTTGTTTACCAGTTGTTTACCAGTTGTTTACCAGTTGCTTACCAATTGTCTACCAGTTGTTTACCAGTTGTTTACCAGTTGCTTACCAATTGTCTACCAGTTGTTTACCAGTTGTTTACCAGTTGTTTACCAGTTGTTTACCAGTTGTTTACCAGTTGTTTACCAGTTGTTCACCAGTTGTTCACCAGTTGTTTACCAGTTGTTTACCAGTTGCTTACCAATTGTCTACCAGTTCTTTACCAGTTGTTTACCAGTTATTTACCAGTTGTTTACCAGTTGTTTACCAGTTGTTTACCAGTTGCTTACCAGCGGTTCACCAGTTGTTTACCAGTTGTTCACCAGTTGTTCACCAGTTGTTCACCAGTTGTTCACCAGTTGTTCACCAGTTTTTCACCAGTTTTTCACCAGTTTTTCACCAGTTGTTCACTAGTTGTTCACTAGTTGTTCACTAGTTGTTCACTAGTTGTTCACTAGTTGCTCACTAGTTGTTCGCTAGCTGTTTACTAGTGGTTTACTAGCTGTTTACTAGTTGCTTACTAGTTGTTTACTTGTTGTTTACTAGCTGTTTACTAGTTGTTTACTAGTTGTTTACTTGTTGTTTACTAGCTGTTTACTAGTTGTTTACTAGTTGTTTACTGGTTGTTTACTAGTTGTCCACTGGTTGTTTACTAGCGAATAGTCCCATTTACCTAACTACAAGGAGCTCAGCCTTTAACCAATAGCTGAGCAACTCAAATGGATTTTTGGTTTTCATCTCTTTGTTTTTTGTTGCTGTTGAAGTAGAATGACAAACCGAAGCAAAGGAAATCACTGTGGAAACCGCATAAACAAACACTCAATTAAATTATTATGTACGCAGTGCACCATAAGTTTACAAATTATAAACGTGAATGAAAGCTGAAGTAACTTTCACTATACACATCGCACGCTATCTACCGATATTCATGGACTTACCAGCACTATTGATGTTCATGTTGTTTTCACGTAGACAAATATTCTTGGACTGACGCAGACAAGAGTGGTTGttgaaaagtttgtttttaatcatAATAGCGTATGATGTAAATATTGACATTATTTGTTGCTGTTCAATATCAGTTTGTCACTTGTTATCAGGAATTGTCACTACTCTTTTCTATTTATTGGGGATGACTCATACTGCCAATGAAATAACAATATAGTTCTCTCATTAATCTACCAATCATTGACTACGCTTGATTGCTATTAttcttcttattatcattgctatcCATTCCTTTCACTATTGCAAGAATGTTCATTTTGTAACTAGTCTCCCTATATGCCTCTCTCAAAAGCAGACGTGGCCTAGCGGTCTAAGACGTATGACCTGTAAACAATGAGTTGTAAATGACTGCATGTCACTGATATAGCACGTCACTGACATTGCATGACACCAGTCATTCAGGTTTTTATGCCACTTAACTCAAATGTTTCCAGCCAAAATGACAGAGCCAATGTTTGCacaacaatgctcttaaaaatAGGCACAGTCTCTGCTGGAGCCGGATAACCAGGCATTATACTCAATATTTGGGGTTGCTCCTAAACCCCCACGCAAATGAAAGATAGTTCTCTCTGTAATTCATCAAAGATATTAAGTCTTTTactgtaattttttatttataaagagCTGGACATTGTAATTTTGGAGTTTCCTGCACCGATGTTGAGTAAATTGGTTTTTGGTACATTGTTCAACTACTATGTACCAAATCTCCTTATAAAATATTCCACATTATTAGTTTATTACGCATTTCATTTGTTAGTACTTTGTCTTAAAAGACAtatcaaaaatttgtaaaaatttatgttaaaaaaatgcaatttacaacaaaaaaaattttaattaggTTATCTTATCAGACAAGCAATaagaaaatttattataaatatatatcttaaTGGTATTCTGAGATATATTTATCATGAATTGGAACTATGCTGTTCTTGATTATCTAAAGGGCCAAAGAATGTACAATTCAAAAATGCTGCTAAAATTGTTACAAAAATTCTACGCTAGTGGAATGCATTTATTGTAAACAAGTTTAAATAGGCTCCGGGGTCAAATCACAGAGTTTTTTGCGGCTCCAAAACTCGGAATAAACAGGTCTTGCAGTTTTCGGCTGCTCATATGCCATTCTACATATCCAACAGTCCAATAATTCCTGCTTGTCTATATATGTCTCATATTTTTCCCTCCACGAGTGGTAAGAATTAAATTTCCTATCATCTCTATCTATCTCGTGAATATATTGAGCTAAGTCTTTTGCTCCCGTGAAGTTTCTAACATGAAGGAAAGAGTTTTCGGGGGATACAGCCTCATATTCATGCAAGCGGGCTCCTAAAGCTATTGGAATGTTGTACATTTTGTTTGATGAGTTAAGTATGTTCCAATACTTCTCTGTTATATACTCGCTACAGATGCTGTTTTCAAAAGCGAGGTAGAACTTGTACTGCGCTTTGAGAGTATTGACGCAGTTTATATCCTTGCTACCTTTGCAGCCATCTTGCAATCCTGAACACTTTCCAAACACATCAACAGAAACGTTATATTTTTTTAGCTCCTCTACGTATTTCCATCTGCCAGAGAGATCAGCGCAGTGTGACACATACCTGTAAGTATAGATCAGCGCAGTGTGACACGTACCTGTAAGTATAGATATTTATGCTATTGCATGTGATTGTATTTTTAGCATCGCTATAGAGGTttcaattgaaaaaaaatgttgACTAGCTATTTTTAAGTTAATTGGCAGATCCAAATAAAGTCATAACCtgatggcattcaaacatagcTATCAAAAAATAGATATTTTCAAAGGTAGGAGTTTTATACTCGCTTCAATTAATTCAtacaaaagaagacaactcgtAGTGATTTTTGTTGCTGGATTTCCATTTATAATTTCAGAAATAAATGATTCACGCCTTCTTATACTCTCATTACATTATGTTCAAGAACATGATTTTCTCATAAACGCCAGCCATAAGTATTCATATGACAAACTTTAATTAATATTGCCAAAGGTTTGTAGGAAACTATTTTTTGTCACCAGCTGTATAGCAGCAGAGTTCTAGCAATCCTTTG includes:
- the LOC137400066 gene encoding glycoprotein 3-alpha-L-fucosyltransferase A-like, whose amino-acid sequence is MWNFKTWTLMRCPYKCQITNDRSYLSQASLVLFRLRMLQTIPDKFLREFVQDYDLNDLPKKKYPQQVWVDVNQESPMYSHSDEELLPVDKYMDYIVSYLSQSDYTYAYKSLYRERKERLPPINYAVNKTKTALWYVSHCADLSGRWKYVEELKKYNVSVDVFGKCSGLQDGCKGSKDINCVNTLKAQYKFYLAFENSICSEYITEKYWNILNSSNKMYNIPIALGARLHEYEAVSPENSFLHVRNFTGAKDLAQYIHEIDRDDRKFNSYHSWREKYETYIDKQELLDCWICRMAYEQPKTARPVYSEFWSRKKLCDLTPEPI